Proteins encoded by one window of Microplitis demolitor isolate Queensland-Clemson2020A chromosome 6, iyMicDemo2.1a, whole genome shotgun sequence:
- the LOC103573721 gene encoding uncharacterized protein LOC103573721, translated as MTPNLVDTVYRNPFNNLTAPIIILDDAFLAKDIQLYYPAYPTYVLSADTQEQLVNLITKIRKSPLWNTASVFYIIGNTDQSCRKALQMTYTLWQFKCLSSFVICQAMTDRSFLFTLNPFTDRAPYPWVKHGVKVPNSRLSLYGQLFINDKQLCDVLNFDKTQFLDGYNVKLHKRVPGKDFFDEYVFPRLNITPIISYGDDSEKFLLANRFYDISGTLVCLDATDNRFVDIVPGFVESSYAIVTQKRSFLSLFNQILSVFDVNDINALFIILILFIIVIMLGNEYQIVPAFMDVFKLLLRMAIDAQLFAILTRPSSYDVETLQDLHDYQYHVYYHSSLHDDMMRTEIWTTVEEIKYLHPDAEVLPGRCFERASVNNTVACIYNTPYVLRTDLKVNLRVLKKFLFKVNYVHWARKEWPLKKRIDQQTLRAIESGFGEIIARRSRNTLKKMKTKERLKKILNYDEVDAIDLEYAYIFFAFIQLLAIIIFGIEHIIARWLHPRL; from the exons ATGACTCCAAACCTCGTTGACACTGTTTATCGTAATCCATTTAACAACTTGACAGCACCAATTATTATTCTTGACGACGCCTTTCTCGCAAAAGACATCCAACTGTATTATCCAGCTTACCCGACATACGTTCTATCAGCAGATACTCAAGAGCAATTGGTCAatcttattacaaaaataaggAAATCACCATTATGGAATACTGCATCAGTGTTTTACATCATCGGCAACACTGACCAATCATGCAGAAAAGCGTTACAAATGACTTACACATTATGgcaatttaaatgtttatcatCGTTTGTAATATGTCAAGCAATGACCGATAGAtcatttttgtttactttaaATCCATTCACCGATCGAGCACCATATCCATGGGTAAAACATGGAGTTAAAGTTCCAAATTCAAGATTGTCCTTATACGGACAACTTTTCAtaaatg ATAAACAATTATGTGATGTTCTTAACTTCGATAAGACGCAGTTTTTAGACGGTTATAAcgtaaaattacataaaaggGTGCCAGGTAAggatttttttgatgagtacGTTTTTCCAAGATTAAACATAACTCCGATTATAAGTTATGGAGATGAttcagagaaatttttattggcgAATCGGTTTTATGATATCAGTGGAACGCTGGTATGTCTCGATGCAACTGATAATAGGTTTGTTGATATAGTACCGGGATTTGTTGAAAGTAGTTATGCTATAGTAACACAAAAAAGaagttttttatcattgtttAATCAAATTCTCAGTGTGTTTGATGTTAACGATATTAATGCACTATTTATCATTCTCATACTAttcataatagtaattatgtTGGGCAATGAGTATCAGATCGTCCCGGCATTTATGGATGTCTTCAAATTGCTATTAAGAATGG CTATTGACGCACAATTATTTGCGATATTGACTCGCCCGTCATCTTATGACGTAGAAACACTTCAAGATTTGCATGACTATCAATACCATGTATATTACCATTCCTCATTACATGATGATATGATGAGAACCGAAATTTGGACGACTGTTGAggagattaaatatttacatcccGATGCTGAAGTACTTCCAGGCCGCTGTTTCGAACGAGCTAGTGTAAATAATACAGTTGCGTGCATTTACAACACTCCGTATGTACTACGTACTGatctaaaagtaaatttacgagttttaaaaaaatttttatttaaagttaattacGTCCACTGGGCTAGGAAAGAGTGGCCCCTCAAAAAAAGGATTGATCAGCAAACCTTAAGAGCGATTGAATCAGGTTTTGGTGAAATTATAGCTCGACGTAGTCggaatacattaaaaaaaatgaaaactaaggaaagattgaaaaaaattttaaactatgaCGAAGTAGACGCAATAGATTTAGAATATGCTTacatattttttgcatttatccAGCTTCTTGCGATTATTATATTCGGTATTGAACACATCATTGCTCGATGGCTGCACCCACgactataa
- the LOC103573720 gene encoding myrosinase 1: MMYRPIKKSSFLVWGHKNSKVLKVVILILMLSKICNCNSDGNFQSVLSDQAENEIENRFPDGFIFGVGTSSYQSEGAWNISNKGESIWDTLTHEKPYVVADQTNADVAANSYYMYKTDIDLVTQLGANAFKISISWPRILPTGFDNEINDDGIQHYNDVIDEILSKNLTPFITIYHWDLPTRLQELGGLTNPLFVNWFVDYANVLFTAFGDKVKYWTTFNEPGFNCVVGYQRIYAPLINQSGIGEYLCAHHTLLAHAKTYKMYNEKFREKQQGKIMIALALVWPVLKNIEDANELEAGEQYINFQNGWFLHPLFSTDGDYSKMIKDKIGSYSSIQGFSRSRLPQFTREEIELIKNSADLLSVNFYHGLEFKKYTNYDIKNTISHDVDVGVLSQFPASAYETGNDTCNIERCHPWALSAIINRITTEYNIPAIIIGENGYRDEGQLDDLHRGQFFYYHLKEVLKLIKEGFNIKGYFAWTLFDVFEWTQGYTHSYGIFSVNMTDPQRPRTPKLWSAKIISQIYKAKSIPKSFSSFENK; this comes from the exons ATGATGTACAGACCAATAAAGAAATCTTCATTTTTGGTGTGGGgtcataaaaatagtaaagttttaaaagttgTGATATTGATTTTGATGCTATCAAAGATTTGTAATTGTAACAGtgatggaaattttcaatctgTATTATCTGACCAAGctgaaaatgaaattgaaaaccGATTCCCGGATGGTTTTATATTTGGTGTAGGGACATCATCTTATCAAAGTGAAGGTGCTTGGAACATATCGA acAAAGGTGAATCTATTTGGGATACTTTGACTCATGAAAAGCCATACGTTGTGGCAGATCAGACCAATGCTGATGTAGCTGCAAATTCTTACTACATGTACAAAACTGACATTGATCTTGTTACACAACTCGGT GCTAATGCTTTCAAAATATCTATTTCATGGCCGCGAATTTTACCAACTGGGTTCGACAATGAAATCAATGATGATGGGATTCAACACTATAATGATGTAATCGATGAAATATTAAGTAAGAATCTAACACCATTTATCACAATATACCACTGGGATTTGCCTACAAGGTTACAAGAATTAGGTGGTTTAACGAACCCGTTGTTCGTAAATTGGTTTGTTGATTATGCTAACGTCTTATTCACAGCATTTGGAGATAAA GTAAAATATTGGACGACATTTAATGAGCCAGGTTTTAATTGTGTCGTTGGTTACCAAAGAATATACGCACCTCTGATTAATCAATCGGGTATTGGCGAATATCTTTGCGCTCATCATACGTTATTAGCTCATgctaaaacttataaaatgtataatgaGAAGTTCCGCGAAAAACAACAAg GTAAAATAATGATTGCGTTAGCCCTGGTGTGGccagttttgaaaaatatagaaGATGCAAATGAGTTAGAAGCAGGTGaacaatatattaattttcaaaatggaTGGTTTTTGCATCCGCTATTTTCAACTGATGGtgattattcaaaaatgatcaaaGATAAAATTGGATCATATAGTTCAATTCAAGGCTTTTCTCGTTCACGTTTACCACAGTTTACGAGAGAAGAAAttgaactaattaaaaactcaGCAGATTTATTGagtgttaatttttatcatggtTTGGAGTTCAAAAAGTATACGAATTAtgacataaaaaatactatatcTCACGATGTAGATGTTGGCGTACTATCTCAATTTCCAGCTAGTGCTTATGAAACCGGAAATGATACATGCAATATCGAAAGA TGTCACCCATGGGCACTTTCTGCGATTATCAATCGTATCACTACAGAGTATAATATACCAGCGATAATTATTGGCGAAAATGGTTATAGGGATGAAGGTCAATTAGATGATTTACACAGAggccaatttttttattatcatcttAAAGAAGTTCTGAAGTTGATAAAAGAGGGTTTCAACATTAAAGGATATTTCGCTTGGACACTCTTTGATGTTTTTGAATGGACACAAGGTTATACACATTCATATGGGATTTTTTCGGTAAATATGACCGATCCTCAACGTCCTAGAACACCTAAATTGTGGTCAGCAAAAATAATAAGCCAAATTTACAAAGCGAAATCGATACCAAAATCTTTTTCATcatttgaaaacaaataa